Proteins encoded together in one Drosophila albomicans strain 15112-1751.03 chromosome 2R, ASM965048v2, whole genome shotgun sequence window:
- the LOC117573378 gene encoding uncharacterized protein LOC117573378 isoform X47 has translation MGGQGKDEGKDKVRGAMGELGKIKADVDLVKERDPGVMEAPARINVVGHQDKVQVVMEALVRIMVDAGQVRDKDPGAMEALARIRVDGDQDREQEVLARDQVGMEGLARIRVDVDQVRVQLLVMGVLVKIRAGEVKARDQVVMELLARIRVDGDKDREQEVLARDQVGMEGLARIRVDVDQVRDQLLVMGVLVKIRVGEVKARDQVDMESLARIKVDEDQVKDRDLVVMVVLAKIKVDEDQVKDRDLVVMVVLAKIKVDEDQVKDRDLAVMVVLAKIRVDEDQVRVETVDDPIRGRDPVVMEFRDKIRVDVGRVKPRDQEEVLVRDKALAVVVVIVVQAKIGMGVDQVKDRDLVVMVVLAKIKVDEDQVKDWDLGVMVVLAKIRVDEDQVRVETVDDPIRGRDPVVMEFRDKIRVDVGRVKPRDQEEVLVRDKALAVVVATAVQVRIGMGVDQVKDRDLVVLAKIRVDEDQVKDRDLVVMVVLAKIRVDEDQVKDRDLGVMVVLAKIKVDEDRVKDRDLVVMVVLAKIKVDEDQVRVETVDDPIRGRGPVVMEFLVRIRVDVGRDKPRDQEEVLVRDKALAVVVVTAVQVRIGMGVDQVKDRDLVVMVVLAKIKVDEDQVRVETVEDPVRDRGLGEDRVRIRVGGDWVKSRDQVEVLDRDKDLEVVVAMVGQAMMEISEAKVRVRAKVAMEVPDRIKVYEDQVKDRDLVVMVVLAKIRVDEDQVRVEMVGAPDRDKGQAAMEVQVRIAAGVVQLKEQTLEDRVRGKEQGHTVG, from the exons ATGGGCGGTCAGGGAAAGGACGAGGGCAAGGACAAGGTCCGGGGGGCTATGGGGGAACTGGGCAAGATCAAGGCGGACGTGGACCTGGTCAAGGAGAGGGATCCGGGGGTTATGGAGGCTCCGGCCAGGATCAACGTGGTCGGGCACCAGGACAAGGTCCAGGTGGTTATGGAGGCCCTGGTCAGGATTATGGTGGACGCGGGCCAGGTCAGGGACAAGGACCCGGGGGCTATGGAGGCTCTGGCCAGGATCAGGGTGGACGGGGACCAGGACAGGGAGCAGGAGGTCCTGGCCAGGGACCAGGTGGGTATGGAGGGCCTGGCCAGGATCAGGGTGGACGTGGACCAGGTCAGGGTCCAGCTTCTGGTTATGGGAGTCCTGGTCAAGATCAGGGCGGGCGAGGTCAAGGCCAGGGACCAGGTGGTTATGGAGCTCCTGGCCAGGATCAGGGTGGACGGGGACAAGGACAGGGAACAGGAGGTCCTGGCCAGGGACCAG GTGGGTATGGAGGGCCTGGCCAGGATCAGGGTGGACGTGGACCAGGTCAGGGACCAGCTTCTGGTTATGGGAGTCCTGGTCAAGATCAGGGTAGGCGAGGTCAAGGCCAGGGACCAGGTGGATATGGAGTCTCTGGCCAGGATCAAGGTGGACGAGGACCAGGTCAAGGACAGGGACCTGGTGGTTATGGTGGTCCTGGCCAAGATCAAGGTGGACGAGGACCAG GTCAAGGACAGGGACCTGGTGGTTATGGTGGTCCTGGCCAAGATCAAGGTGGACGAGGACCAGGTCAAGGACAGGGACCTGGCGGTTATGGTGGTCCTGGCCAAGATCAGGGTGGACGAGGACCAGGTCAGGGTAGAGACGGTGGACGACCCGATCAGGGGCAGGGACCCGGTGGTTATGGAGTTTCGGGACAAGATCAGGGTGGACGTGGGCCGGGTCAAGCCCAGGGACCAGGAGGAGGTCCTGGTCAGGGACAAGGCCCTGGCAGTCGTGGTAGTTATAGTGGTTCAGGCCAAGATCGGGATGGGCGTGGACCAGGTCAAGGACAGGGACCTGGTGGTTATGGTGGTCCTGGCCAAGATCAAGGTGGACGAGGACCAGGTCAAGGACTGGGACCTGGGGGTTATGGTGGTCCTGGCCAAGATCAGGGTGGACGAGGACCAGGTCAGGGTAGAGACGGTGGACGACCCGATCAGGGGCAGGGACCCGGTGGTTATGGAGTTTCGGGACAAGATCAGGGTGGACGTGGGCCGGGTCAAGCCCAGGGACCAGGAGGAGGTCCTGGTCAGGGACAAGGCCCTGGCAGTCGTGGTAGCTACGGCGGTCCAGGTCAGGATCGGGATGGGCGTGGACCAGGTCAAGGACAGGGACCTGGTGGTCCTGGCCAAGATCAGGGTGGACGAGGACCAGGTCAAGGACAGGGACCTGGTGGTTATGGTGGTCCTGGCCAAGATCAGGGTGGACGAGGACCAGGTCAAGGACAGGGACCTGGGGGTTATGGTGGTCCTGGCCAAGATCAAGGTGGACGAGGACCGGGTCAAGGACAGGGACCTGGTGGTTATGGTGGTCCTGGCCAAGATCAAGGTGGACGAGGACCAGGTCAGGGTAGAGACGGTGGACGACCCGATCAGGGGCAGGGGCCCGGTGGTTATGGAGTTTCTGGTCAGGATCAGGGTGGACGTGGGCCGGGACAAGCCCAGGGACCAGGAGGAGGTCCTGGTCAGGGACAAGGCCCTGGCAGTCGTGGTAGTTACGGCGGTCCAGGTCAGGATCGGGATGGGCGTGGACCAGGTCAAGGACAGGGACCTGGTGGTTATGGTGGTCCTGGCCAAGATCAAGGTGGACGAGGACCAGGTCAGGGTAGAGACGGTGGAGGACCCGGTCAGGGACAGGGGCCTGGGGGAGGACCGGGTCAGGATCAGGGTGGGCGGGGACTGGGTCAAGTCCAGGGACCAGGTGGAGGTCCTGGACAGGGACAAGGACCTGGAAGTCGTGGTAGCTATGGTGGGCCAGGCCATGATGGAGATAAGCGAGGCCAAGGTCAGGGTCAGGGCCAAGGTGGCTATGGAGGTCCCGGACAGGATCAAGGTGTACGAGGACCAGGTCAAGGACAGGGACCTGGTGGTTATGGTGGTCCTGGCCAAGATCAGGGTGGACGAGGACCAGGTCAGGGTAGAGATGGTGGGGGCCCCGGACAGGGACAAGGGCCAGGCGGCTATGGAAGTCCAGGTCAGGATCGCGGCGGGCGTGGTCCAGCTCAAGGAACAGACATTGGAGGATCGGGTCAGGGGCAAGGAACAGGGCCATACGGTGGGGTAG
- the LOC117573378 gene encoding uncharacterized protein LOC117573378 isoform X49, whose amino-acid sequence MGGQGKDEGKDKVRGAMGELGKIKADVDLVKERDPGVMEAPARINVVGHQDKVQVVMEALVRIMVDAGQVRDKDPGAMEALARIRVDGDQDREQEVLARIRVVEARDQVVMEALAKIRVDGDQDREQEVLARDQVGMEGLARIRVDVDQVRDQLLVMGVLVKIRVGEVKARDQVDMESLARIKVDEDQVKDRDLVVMVVLAKIKVDEDQVKDRDLVVMVVLAKIKVDEDQVKDRDLAVMVVLAKIRVDEDQVRVETVDDPIRGRDPVVMEFRDKIRVDVGRVKPRDQEEVLVRDKALAVVVVIVVQAKIGMGVDQVKDRDLVVMVVLAKIKVDEDQVKDWDLGVMVVLAKIRVDEDQVRVETVDDPIRGRDPVVMEFRDKIRVDVGRVKPRDQEEVLVRDKALAVVVATAVQVRIGMGVDQVKDRDLVVLAKIRVDEDQVKDRDLVVMVVLAKIRVDEDQVKDRDLGVMVVLAKIKVDEDRVKDRDLVVMVVLAKIKVDEDQVRVETVDDPIRGRGPVVMEFLVRIRVDVGRDKPRDQEEVLVRDKALAVVVVTAVQVRIGMGVDQVKDRDLVVMVVLAKIKVDEDQVRVETVEDPVRDRGLGEDRVRIRVGGDWVKSRDQVEVLDRDKDLEVVVAMVGQAMMEISEAKVRVRAKVAMEVPDRIKVYEDQVKDRDLVVMVVLAKIRVDEDQVRVEMVGAPDRDKGQAAMEVQVRIAAGVVQLKEQTLEDRVRGKEQGHTVG is encoded by the exons ATGGGCGGTCAGGGAAAGGACGAGGGCAAGGACAAGGTCCGGGGGGCTATGGGGGAACTGGGCAAGATCAAGGCGGACGTGGACCTGGTCAAGGAGAGGGATCCGGGGGTTATGGAGGCTCCGGCCAGGATCAACGTGGTCGGGCACCAGGACAAGGTCCAGGTGGTTATGGAGGCCCTGGTCAGGATTATGGTGGACGCGGGCCAGGTCAGGGACAAGGACCCGGGGGCTATGGAGGCTCTGGCCAGGATCAGGGTGGACGGGGACCAGGACAGGGAGCAGGAG GTCCTGGCCAGGATCAGGGTGGTCGAGGCCAGGGACCAGGTGGTTATGGAGGCCCTGGCCAAGATCAGGGTGGACGGGGACCAGGACAGGGAGCAGGAGGTCCTGGCCAGGGACCAGGTGGGTATGGAGGGCCTGGCCAGGATCAGGGTGGACGTGGACCAGGTCAGGGACCAGCTTCTGGTTATGGGAGTCCTGGTCAAGATCAGGGTAGGCGAGGTCAAGGCCAGGGACCAGGTGGATATGGAGTCTCTGGCCAGGATCAAGGTGGACGAGGACCAGGTCAAGGACAGGGACCTGGTGGTTATGGTGGTCCTGGCCAAGATCAAGGTGGACGAGGACCAG GTCAAGGACAGGGACCTGGTGGTTATGGTGGTCCTGGCCAAGATCAAGGTGGACGAGGACCAGGTCAAGGACAGGGACCTGGCGGTTATGGTGGTCCTGGCCAAGATCAGGGTGGACGAGGACCAGGTCAGGGTAGAGACGGTGGACGACCCGATCAGGGGCAGGGACCCGGTGGTTATGGAGTTTCGGGACAAGATCAGGGTGGACGTGGGCCGGGTCAAGCCCAGGGACCAGGAGGAGGTCCTGGTCAGGGACAAGGCCCTGGCAGTCGTGGTAGTTATAGTGGTTCAGGCCAAGATCGGGATGGGCGTGGACCAGGTCAAGGACAGGGACCTGGTGGTTATGGTGGTCCTGGCCAAGATCAAGGTGGACGAGGACCAGGTCAAGGACTGGGACCTGGGGGTTATGGTGGTCCTGGCCAAGATCAGGGTGGACGAGGACCAGGTCAGGGTAGAGACGGTGGACGACCCGATCAGGGGCAGGGACCCGGTGGTTATGGAGTTTCGGGACAAGATCAGGGTGGACGTGGGCCGGGTCAAGCCCAGGGACCAGGAGGAGGTCCTGGTCAGGGACAAGGCCCTGGCAGTCGTGGTAGCTACGGCGGTCCAGGTCAGGATCGGGATGGGCGTGGACCAGGTCAAGGACAGGGACCTGGTGGTCCTGGCCAAGATCAGGGTGGACGAGGACCAGGTCAAGGACAGGGACCTGGTGGTTATGGTGGTCCTGGCCAAGATCAGGGTGGACGAGGACCAGGTCAAGGACAGGGACCTGGGGGTTATGGTGGTCCTGGCCAAGATCAAGGTGGACGAGGACCGGGTCAAGGACAGGGACCTGGTGGTTATGGTGGTCCTGGCCAAGATCAAGGTGGACGAGGACCAGGTCAGGGTAGAGACGGTGGACGACCCGATCAGGGGCAGGGGCCCGGTGGTTATGGAGTTTCTGGTCAGGATCAGGGTGGACGTGGGCCGGGACAAGCCCAGGGACCAGGAGGAGGTCCTGGTCAGGGACAAGGCCCTGGCAGTCGTGGTAGTTACGGCGGTCCAGGTCAGGATCGGGATGGGCGTGGACCAGGTCAAGGACAGGGACCTGGTGGTTATGGTGGTCCTGGCCAAGATCAAGGTGGACGAGGACCAGGTCAGGGTAGAGACGGTGGAGGACCCGGTCAGGGACAGGGGCCTGGGGGAGGACCGGGTCAGGATCAGGGTGGGCGGGGACTGGGTCAAGTCCAGGGACCAGGTGGAGGTCCTGGACAGGGACAAGGACCTGGAAGTCGTGGTAGCTATGGTGGGCCAGGCCATGATGGAGATAAGCGAGGCCAAGGTCAGGGTCAGGGCCAAGGTGGCTATGGAGGTCCCGGACAGGATCAAGGTGTACGAGGACCAGGTCAAGGACAGGGACCTGGTGGTTATGGTGGTCCTGGCCAAGATCAGGGTGGACGAGGACCAGGTCAGGGTAGAGATGGTGGGGGCCCCGGACAGGGACAAGGGCCAGGCGGCTATGGAAGTCCAGGTCAGGATCGCGGCGGGCGTGGTCCAGCTCAAGGAACAGACATTGGAGGATCGGGTCAGGGGCAAGGAACAGGGCCATACGGTGGGGTAG
- the LOC117573378 gene encoding uncharacterized protein LOC117573378 isoform X48, protein MGGQGKDEGKDKVRGAMGELGKIKADVDLVKERDPGVMEAPARINVVGHQDKVQVVMEALVRIMVDAGQVRDKDPGAMEALARIRVDGDQDREQEVLARDQVGMEGLARIRVDVDQVRVQLLVMGVLVKIRAGEVKARDQVVMELLARIRVDGDKDREQEVLARDQVGMEGVARIRVDVDQVRDQLLVMGVLVKIRVGEVKARDQVDMESLARIKVDEDQVKDRDLVVMVVLAKIKVDEDQVKDRDLVVMVVLAKIKVDEDQVKDRDLAVMVVLAKIRVDEDQVRVETVDDPIRGRDPVVMEFRDKIRVDVGRVKPRDQEEVLVRDKALAVVVVIVVQAKIGMGVDQVKDRDLVVMVVLAKIKVDEDQVKDWDLGVMVVLAKIRVDEDQVRVETVDDPIRGRDPVVMEFRDKIRVDVGRVKPRDQEEVLVRDKALAVVVATAVQVRIGMGVDQVKDRDLVVLAKIRVDEDQVKDRDLVVMVVLAKIRVDEDQVKDRDLGVMVVLAKIKVDEDRVKDRDLVVMVVLAKIKVDEDQVRVETVDDPIRGRGPVVMEFLVRIRVDVGRDKPRDQEEVLVRDKALAVVVVTAVQVRIGMGVDQVKDRDLVVMVVLAKIKVDEDQVRVETVEDPVRDRGLGEDRVRIRVGGDWVKSRDQVEVLDRDKDLEVVVAMVGQAMMEISEAKVRVRAKVAMEVPDRIKVYEDQVKDRDLVVMVVLAKIRVDEDQVRVEMVGAPDRDKGQAAMEVQVRIAAGVVQLKEQTLEDRVRGKEQGHTVG, encoded by the exons ATGGGCGGTCAGGGAAAGGACGAGGGCAAGGACAAGGTCCGGGGGGCTATGGGGGAACTGGGCAAGATCAAGGCGGACGTGGACCTGGTCAAGGAGAGGGATCCGGGGGTTATGGAGGCTCCGGCCAGGATCAACGTGGTCGGGCACCAGGACAAGGTCCAGGTGGTTATGGAGGCCCTGGTCAGGATTATGGTGGACGCGGGCCAGGTCAGGGACAAGGACCCGGGGGCTATGGAGGCTCTGGCCAGGATCAGGGTGGACGGGGACCAGGACAGGGAGCAGGAGGTCCTGGCCAGGGACCAGGTGGGTATGGAGGGCCTGGCCAGGATCAGGGTGGACGTGGACCAGGTCAGGGTCCAGCTTCTGGTTATGGGAGTCCTGGTCAAGATCAGGGCGGGCGAGGTCAAGGCCAGGGACCAGGTGGTTATGGAGCTCCTGGCCAGGATCAGGGTGGACGGGGACAAGGACAGGGAACAGGAGGTCCTGGCCAGGGACCAGGTGGGTATGGAGGGCGTGGCCAGGATCAGGGTGGACGTGGACCAGGTCAGGGACCAGCTTCTGGTTATGGGAGTCCTGGTCAAGATCAGGGTGGGCGAGGTCAAGGCCAGGGACCAG GTGGATATGGAGTCTCTGGCCAGGATCAAGGTGGACGAGGACCAGGTCAAGGACAGGGACCTGGTGGTTATGGTGGTCCTGGCCAAGATCAAGGTGGACGAGGACCAG GTCAAGGACAGGGACCTGGTGGTTATGGTGGTCCTGGCCAAGATCAAGGTGGACGAGGACCAGGTCAAGGACAGGGACCTGGCGGTTATGGTGGTCCTGGCCAAGATCAGGGTGGACGAGGACCAGGTCAGGGTAGAGACGGTGGACGACCCGATCAGGGGCAGGGACCCGGTGGTTATGGAGTTTCGGGACAAGATCAGGGTGGACGTGGGCCGGGTCAAGCCCAGGGACCAGGAGGAGGTCCTGGTCAGGGACAAGGCCCTGGCAGTCGTGGTAGTTATAGTGGTTCAGGCCAAGATCGGGATGGGCGTGGACCAGGTCAAGGACAGGGACCTGGTGGTTATGGTGGTCCTGGCCAAGATCAAGGTGGACGAGGACCAGGTCAAGGACTGGGACCTGGGGGTTATGGTGGTCCTGGCCAAGATCAGGGTGGACGAGGACCAGGTCAGGGTAGAGACGGTGGACGACCCGATCAGGGGCAGGGACCCGGTGGTTATGGAGTTTCGGGACAAGATCAGGGTGGACGTGGGCCGGGTCAAGCCCAGGGACCAGGAGGAGGTCCTGGTCAGGGACAAGGCCCTGGCAGTCGTGGTAGCTACGGCGGTCCAGGTCAGGATCGGGATGGGCGTGGACCAGGTCAAGGACAGGGACCTGGTGGTCCTGGCCAAGATCAGGGTGGACGAGGACCAGGTCAAGGACAGGGACCTGGTGGTTATGGTGGTCCTGGCCAAGATCAGGGTGGACGAGGACCAGGTCAAGGACAGGGACCTGGGGGTTATGGTGGTCCTGGCCAAGATCAAGGTGGACGAGGACCGGGTCAAGGACAGGGACCTGGTGGTTATGGTGGTCCTGGCCAAGATCAAGGTGGACGAGGACCAGGTCAGGGTAGAGACGGTGGACGACCCGATCAGGGGCAGGGGCCCGGTGGTTATGGAGTTTCTGGTCAGGATCAGGGTGGACGTGGGCCGGGACAAGCCCAGGGACCAGGAGGAGGTCCTGGTCAGGGACAAGGCCCTGGCAGTCGTGGTAGTTACGGCGGTCCAGGTCAGGATCGGGATGGGCGTGGACCAGGTCAAGGACAGGGACCTGGTGGTTATGGTGGTCCTGGCCAAGATCAAGGTGGACGAGGACCAGGTCAGGGTAGAGACGGTGGAGGACCCGGTCAGGGACAGGGGCCTGGGGGAGGACCGGGTCAGGATCAGGGTGGGCGGGGACTGGGTCAAGTCCAGGGACCAGGTGGAGGTCCTGGACAGGGACAAGGACCTGGAAGTCGTGGTAGCTATGGTGGGCCAGGCCATGATGGAGATAAGCGAGGCCAAGGTCAGGGTCAGGGCCAAGGTGGCTATGGAGGTCCCGGACAGGATCAAGGTGTACGAGGACCAGGTCAAGGACAGGGACCTGGTGGTTATGGTGGTCCTGGCCAAGATCAGGGTGGACGAGGACCAGGTCAGGGTAGAGATGGTGGGGGCCCCGGACAGGGACAAGGGCCAGGCGGCTATGGAAGTCCAGGTCAGGATCGCGGCGGGCGTGGTCCAGCTCAAGGAACAGACATTGGAGGATCGGGTCAGGGGCAAGGAACAGGGCCATACGGTGGGGTAG